A genomic window from Elaeis guineensis isolate ETL-2024a chromosome 3, EG11, whole genome shotgun sequence includes:
- the LOC105040873 gene encoding ABC transporter E family member 2 has translation MADRLTRIAIVSSDRCKPKKCRQECKKSCPVVKTGKLCIEVTPASKIAFISEELCIGCGICVKKCPFEAIQIINLPKDLDKDTTHRYGPNTFKLHRLPVPRPGQVLGLVGTNGIGKSTALKVLAGKLKPNLGRYNNPPDWQEILTYFRGSELQNYFTRILEDNLKAIIKPQYVDHIPKAVQGNVGQVLDQKDERDMKAELCIDLELNQVIDRNVGDLSGGELQRFAIAVVAIQNAEIYMFDEPSSYLDVKQRLKAAQVIRSLLRPNSYVIVVEHDLSVLDYLSDFICCLYGKPGAYGVVTLPFSVREGINIFLAGFVPTENLRFRDESLTFKVAETPQESAEDIQTYQRYRYPTMSKTQGNFKLSVIEGEFTDSQIIVMLGENGTGKTTFIRMLAGLLKPDVVEDTDVEIPEFNVSYKPQKISPKFQSTVRHLLHQKIRDSYMHPQFTTDVMKPLQIEQLMDQEVVNLSGGELQRVALCLCLGKPADIYLIDEPSAYLDSEQRIVAAKVIKRFILHAKKTAFVVEHDFIMATYLADKVIVYEGEPSVDCAANAPQSLVSGMNRFLSHLDITFRRDPTNYRPRINKLDSTKDREQKAAGSYYYLDD, from the exons ATGGCTGATCGATTGACTCGTATCGCCATAGTCAGTTCCGATCGCTGCAAGCCCAAGAAGTGCCGccaggaatgcaagaagagttgCCCCGTCGTGAAAACAG GGAAACTTTGTATAGAAGTCACTCCTGCATCAAAAATTGCTTTCATTTCTGAGGAGTTATGCATTGGATGCGGTATCTGTGTCAAG AAATGCCCTTTTGAGGCAATTCAGATTATCAACTTACCTAAGGATTTAGATAAAGATACAACCCATCGCTATGGACCAAATACCTTCAAGTTGCACAG GTTACCTGTTCCAAGACCTGGGCAAGTGTTGGGCCTAGTTGGAACAAATGGTATTGGGAAGTCGACTGCCCTTAAGGTGTTGGCTGGGAAGTTGAAACCCAACTTGGGTCGATACAAT AATCCTCCTGATTGGCAGGAAATTTTGACATATTTCCGAGGATCTGAGCTCCAGAATTACTTTACACGCATTCTGGAGGACAATCTGAAG GCAATTATTAAGCCCCAGTATGTTGATCACATTCCCAAAGCTGTTCAAGGGAATGTCGGTCAGGTGCTTGACCAAAAAGATGAGAGAGATATGAAGGCTGAACTGTGCATTGATCTTGAGTTAAATCAGGTTATTGATCGTAATGTGGGTGATTTATCTGGCGGAGAGTTGCAGAGATTTGCGATTGCTGTAGTTGCTATACAAAATGCAGAAATTTATATGTTTGATGAGCCATCAAGTTATCTTGATGTAAAACAGAGGCTTAAAGCTGCACAAGTTATTCGGTCCTTGCTCAGGCCTAACAG CTATGTGATTGTGGTGGAGCATGACCTCAGTGTCCTAGATTACTTATCAGATTTCATTTGTTGCTTGTACGGGAAACCAGGAGCTTATGGAGTTGTTACTTTACCTTTTTCTGTCCGAGAAGGAATTAACATTTTCTTGGCTGGTTTTGTTCCTACAGAAAATCTCCGTTTTCGAGATGAATCTCTCACATTTAAG GTTGCTGAGACTCCTCAAGAGAGTGCTGAGGACATCCAGACCTACCAACGTTACAGGTACCCTACCATGAGTAAAACACAGGGTAATTTCAAGTTATCTGTGATCGAGGGTGAATTTACTGATTCTCAGATCATTGTCATGCTGGGTGAAAATGGAACCGGAAAGACAACATTTATTCGGATGCTG GCTGGATTGTTAAAGCCTGATGTGGTGGAAGATACAGATGTTGAAATACCTGAATTCAATGTTTCATATAAGCCTCAAAAGATCAGTCCAAAATTTCAATCTACTGTGAGACACTTGCTGCATCAAAAAATTCGGGATTCGTATATGCATCCTCAGTTCACAACTGATGTCATGAAACCTTTGCAAATTGAGCAATTAATGGACCAGGAAGTTGTAAATCTTTCTGGTGGAGAGCTGCAAAGGGTGGCGTTGTGTCTATGTCTTGGGAAG CCTGCAGACATATATCTGATAGATGAACCAAGTGCTTATCTTGATTCAGAGCAGCGTATTGTTGCCGCAAAGGTGATAAAAAGATTTATCCTGCACGCAAAAAAAACTGCTTTCGTTGTTGAGCATGATTTCATCATGGCGACTTACCTGGCCGACAAAGTTATTGTGTATGAGGGGGAACCCTCCGTGGATTGTGCTGCCAATGCACCTCAGTCATTGGTATCTGGGATGAACCGCTTCTTATCT CATCTTGATATTACTTTTAGGCGGGATCCGACTAACTACAGACCTCGGATAAACAAGTTGGACTCTACGAAAGATAGGGAGCAGAAAGCTGCTGGATCTTATTATTACCTTGATGATTGA
- the LOC105040872 gene encoding CASP-like protein 1F2 — MEGSSKVEALSLSEAKREERRTKWATQVVFRSLATTATFAAGLVIIFDEQTTDIAGFTMHADYKSSPAFRFFMIGNFVAAGYGMLALILVSYTGTNWLVSFMDLMSMSLVMASAAAATAIGHVGKKGNSHTGWMRVCNYFEKFCNRIEYSIACSYAGFLCLLVVCALSGIPKARNSS; from the exons ATGGAAGGTAGCTCCAAAGTGGAAGCATTAAGCCTCTCCGAagcaaagagagaggagagaagaaccAAATGGGCCACCCAGGTGGTCTTCAGATCATTGGCGACCACCGCCACGTTCGCTGCCGGTCTGGTCATCATCTTCGACGAGCAAACGACCGACATCGCCGGCTTCACCATGCACGCCGACTATAAGTCCTCTCCTGCCTTCAG GTTCTTCATGATTGGGAATTTTGTGGCCGCTGGATATGGTATGCTGGCACTGATTTTGGTCTCGTACACTGGAACCAATTGGCTCGTCAGCTTCATGGATTTG ATGTCAATGTCCCTGGTAATGGCTTCGGCTGCGGCTGCAACAGCAATTGGTCATGTGGGAAAGAAAGGAAACAGCCACACGGGCTGGATGCGGGTGTGCAATTATTTTGAGAAGTTCTGCAACCGGATTGAATACTCCATTGCATGTTCTTACGCTGGTTTTCTCTGTCTTCTTGTGGTGTGTGCTCTGAGTGGAATTCCAAAAGCTAGGAACAGCAGTTAA